The DNA segment ATTATATCCAATTCCAGATTCCTTAAAAAGAAATCATTGGCTGTCCAGGCATCCTTTTTAATTAAACTTTCTGCACTGATGACAGAAGGATTCTCTTTAAAAGAGGCTTTGTTATTTTTAAAAATGATTTTACCAAAAGAAGTCCAATGGATTCAATCGATTCTTGAAGAACTAGAAAATGGCGAACGGTTTGACAATAGTTTAAAACAACACGGTTTCTCTGAACGAATCTCTTCTCAAATTTATTTATCTTTTATCCATGGGAATCTGACAGAAGCATTGGCAGCCAGTGGGAACTACTTAGAAGAAAAAGAAAAGCAGCGAAGCCAATTAACTAAATTGTTGCAGTATCCTATTTTTTTATTGCTGTTTATGATTGGTATTTTAATGGCTATTCGATTTATGATATTACCCAATTATGAACAAATGAATGCGAATCAGGGTTCTATTATTAATACATTTTCAATAGGATTTATTTATTATTTCCCGACCTTTTTAGGCATTCTTACAGTGATTGTTTGTCTAATGATTTTAGTGATTCGTCACCAGTTGGGGAAACAAACTGCAC comes from the Carnobacterium sp. 17-4 genome and includes:
- the comGB gene encoding competence type IV pilus assembly protein ComGB, which gives rise to MAMSVKKIISNSRFLKKKSLAVQASFLIKLSALMTEGFSLKEALLFLKMILPKEVQWIQSILEELENGERFDNSLKQHGFSERISSQIYLSFIHGNLTEALAASGNYLEEKEKQRSQLTKLLQYPIFLLLFMIGILMAIRFMILPNYEQMNANQGSIINTFSIGFIYYFPTFLGILTVIVCLMILVIRHQLGKQTALQRTVLFMKIPILSTLLRLYYTNLFSYEWSQLLKSGHQMNKIIELMQTKETTQLMQEVACKMEKELRTGRDFKESMSSFTFFNRELGFIIMHGEATRRLGIELAVYAQDCQLRLTMQIQKLLGYIQPIIFLVIAFFIMCVYLALLLPTFSMMEGIL